A section of the Neorhizobium galegae bv. orientalis str. HAMBI 540 genome encodes:
- a CDS encoding class I SAM-dependent methyltransferase: MTADAAFSDFWHFFRSWISNPLRVAALAPSGDSLARLMTQEIAPLDGPVIELGPGTGVFTRALLARGVAQSDLTLIEYGPEFVPGLQRRFPDARILQMDAAKLAHEDIFEGEPVGAVISGLPLLSMSPRKITAILGGAFTYIRPGGSFYQFTYGPRCPVPRPILDRLGLKAVHIGHTVRNLPPAAVYRISRRKPLDLTRERSRYRAEAEGSPVHADEAGA; this comes from the coding sequence ATGACAGCAGATGCGGCATTTTCGGATTTTTGGCATTTTTTCCGTTCCTGGATCAGCAATCCATTGCGGGTTGCGGCGTTGGCGCCTTCCGGGGATTCGCTCGCGCGACTGATGACCCAGGAGATCGCGCCGCTGGACGGCCCGGTCATCGAACTCGGCCCGGGGACCGGGGTATTCACCCGTGCGCTTTTGGCGCGCGGCGTTGCCCAATCCGACCTCACCCTGATCGAATACGGTCCGGAATTCGTTCCCGGCCTGCAGCGGCGTTTTCCAGACGCGCGGATACTGCAGATGGATGCGGCAAAGCTTGCGCATGAGGATATTTTCGAGGGCGAACCGGTCGGCGCGGTCATCAGCGGCCTGCCGTTGCTCTCCATGTCGCCGCGCAAGATTACCGCGATCCTCGGCGGAGCTTTTACCTATATCCGTCCGGGCGGTTCCTTCTACCAGTTCACCTATGGCCCGCGTTGCCCTGTGCCGCGGCCGATCCTCGACCGGCTGGGTCTGAAGGCCGTGCATATCGGCCACACCGTGCGCAACCTGCCGCCCGCTGCCGTCTACCGGATTTCCCGCCGCAAGCCGCTGGATCTGACGCGGGAGCGATCCAGATACCGTGCCGAGGCAGAAGGCAGCCCGGTCCATGCCGACGAAGCGGGCGCCTGA
- a CDS encoding YqaA family protein: MLDFAAYAGLFSAAFIAATVFPMQSEAILVGLILSDRYSLIALLLVASVGNTAGAAVNWLLGRGVERFRNNRWFPVTQEKLDKAQAWYRKYGKWSLLLSWLPIGGDAITVAAGVLKEPLPTFLILVFIGKALRYVVLAAATLSVV; encoded by the coding sequence ATGCTCGATTTTGCCGCCTATGCGGGACTGTTCTCCGCCGCCTTCATCGCCGCCACGGTCTTTCCGATGCAATCGGAGGCGATCCTCGTCGGGCTGATTCTCTCCGACCGGTATTCGCTCATCGCCCTGCTGCTGGTTGCGTCGGTCGGCAACACGGCGGGCGCCGCCGTGAACTGGCTGCTCGGGCGTGGTGTCGAACGCTTTCGTAACAATCGATGGTTTCCGGTGACCCAGGAAAAACTGGACAAGGCGCAGGCCTGGTACCGGAAATACGGAAAATGGTCGCTGCTGCTGAGCTGGCTGCCGATAGGCGGTGACGCGATCACGGTCGCGGCCGGAGTGCTCAAGGAACCGCTGCCGACCTTCCTGATCCTGGTATTCATCGGCAAGGCGCTGCGCTATGTGGTACTCGCGGCCGCGACGCTCAGCGTGGTCTGA
- the secD gene encoding protein translocase subunit SecD, translating into MRNSPWLVTTYLVIIFLGILVALPNVIPQSTLGRLPGWLPHNRVSLGLDLRGGSHLVLEVDRGDLINERVQSLLQDARRVLRDKNIATTAIRRTGDTVTVALRDAAQRGAAVTELQTLANPVSAGTTIGGSDLAITTPTDNTITIAQTEAGINSHITGAVDQSLEIIRQRVDQVGVAEPTIQRIGSDRVLVQLPGEQDPARLRQLLGSTAKMSFHLLGQQGEQGVTMLADERGNQYPVLDRVELSGDRLTDARAAFDQQTNEPVVNFRFDSAGANRFAQITQQNVGRPFAIVLDNKVLSAPVIRTPITGGSGQISGGFSVSEANTLSALLRAGALPAKLTVIEERTVGADLGADAIQMGLYSGLVGFVLVAVFILVLYGTWGLLANVALLIHTILTFSALTLVGATLTLPGIAGIVLGIGLAVDANVLINERIREETRKGRGAFAAIDVGFNRAYSTIVDGNMTALIAAAILFYFGSGPVRGFAVTMGLGLIISMFTSVAFVRVTMIAIARRYKLKVINIQSMFRFSPYDKHIQFMKARFFGVAVSAVLSIASVGLFFYPGLNYGVDFRGGIQMSVKTQGPADLAKFREGLNTLNLGEITLQSFGDPNTILVRAQRQEGGEEAQTAAVTKLKDEVTKIDSTATVQGTDVIGPKVSGELAIAGFLSVFIASIAMLIYIWARFEWPFAVGAIVTLVLDVTKLVGFFAITGLDFNLTAIAAVLTMVGYSVNDKVVVYDRMRENMRLYKSMPLRELIDKSINETLARSLYTNATAFLSLLPMAIWGGSAVESFAVPMAFGILVAGASSVFIAAPILLFLGDWRKRHAKAVETAAEEVENAKKA; encoded by the coding sequence ATGAGAAATTCTCCATGGTTGGTGACGACCTATCTCGTCATCATCTTCCTCGGCATTCTGGTGGCGCTGCCGAACGTCATTCCGCAGTCGACGCTTGGCCGGCTTCCCGGCTGGCTGCCACACAACCGCGTCTCGCTCGGCCTCGACCTGCGCGGCGGCTCGCACCTCGTCCTGGAAGTCGACCGTGGCGACCTGATCAACGAGCGCGTCCAGAGCCTGCTGCAGGATGCCCGCCGGGTCCTGCGCGACAAGAACATCGCGACCACCGCAATCCGCCGCACGGGCGACACCGTGACGGTCGCGCTGCGTGATGCAGCCCAGCGCGGCGCCGCCGTGACCGAGCTCCAGACGCTTGCCAACCCGGTCAGCGCCGGCACAACGATCGGCGGCAGCGATCTTGCGATCACCACGCCCACCGACAATACGATCACGATCGCCCAGACCGAAGCCGGCATCAATTCGCACATCACCGGCGCCGTCGATCAGTCGCTTGAAATCATCCGCCAGCGCGTCGACCAGGTGGGCGTCGCCGAACCGACCATTCAGCGCATCGGCTCCGACCGCGTCCTTGTCCAGCTTCCGGGCGAACAGGATCCGGCCCGCCTTCGCCAGCTTCTCGGCTCGACCGCCAAGATGAGCTTCCATCTGCTCGGCCAGCAGGGCGAACAGGGCGTCACCATGCTCGCCGACGAGCGCGGCAACCAGTATCCGGTCCTCGACCGCGTCGAACTTTCCGGCGACCGTCTGACCGATGCCCGCGCCGCCTTCGACCAGCAGACCAACGAACCGGTCGTCAACTTCCGCTTCGATTCGGCGGGCGCCAACCGCTTTGCCCAGATCACCCAGCAGAATGTCGGCCGCCCCTTCGCGATCGTGCTCGACAACAAGGTGCTGAGCGCGCCGGTCATCCGCACGCCGATCACCGGCGGTTCGGGCCAGATCTCCGGCGGCTTCTCGGTCTCAGAAGCCAATACGCTCTCCGCACTGCTGCGCGCCGGCGCGCTGCCGGCGAAGCTTACCGTCATCGAAGAACGCACCGTTGGCGCCGACCTGGGTGCCGACGCCATCCAGATGGGCCTTTATTCAGGCCTCGTCGGCTTCGTCCTCGTGGCAGTCTTCATCCTGGTTCTGTATGGCACGTGGGGCCTGCTGGCGAATGTTGCGCTGCTGATCCACACGATCCTGACCTTCTCCGCCCTGACGCTGGTCGGCGCGACGCTGACACTGCCCGGTATCGCCGGTATCGTGCTCGGCATCGGCCTTGCGGTCGACGCGAACGTCCTCATCAACGAACGCATTCGCGAGGAAACGCGTAAAGGCCGAGGCGCCTTCGCTGCCATCGACGTCGGCTTCAACCGCGCCTATTCGACCATTGTCGACGGCAACATGACCGCGCTGATCGCGGCGGCCATCCTGTTCTACTTCGGCTCCGGTCCCGTGCGCGGCTTCGCCGTCACCATGGGTCTTGGCCTGATCATCTCGATGTTCACGTCGGTCGCCTTCGTCCGCGTGACGATGATCGCCATCGCACGTCGCTACAAGCTGAAGGTCATCAACATCCAGTCGATGTTCCGGTTCAGCCCCTACGACAAGCACATCCAGTTCATGAAGGCGCGCTTCTTCGGCGTGGCGGTCTCGGCCGTCCTGTCGATCGCCTCGGTCGGGCTGTTCTTCTATCCGGGCCTGAACTACGGCGTCGACTTCCGCGGCGGCATCCAGATGTCCGTCAAGACACAAGGTCCCGCCGACCTCGCCAAGTTCCGCGAAGGTCTGAACACGCTCAACCTCGGCGAAATCACGCTGCAGTCCTTCGGCGATCCGAACACCATCCTGGTGCGTGCCCAGCGTCAGGAAGGCGGCGAAGAGGCGCAGACGGCGGCCGTCACCAAGCTGAAGGACGAAGTCACCAAGATCGACTCCACTGCGACCGTCCAGGGCACCGATGTCATTGGTCCAAAAGTCTCCGGCGAGCTTGCCATCGCCGGCTTCCTGTCGGTCTTCATCGCCAGTATCGCGATGCTGATCTACATCTGGGCGCGGTTCGAATGGCCCTTCGCGGTCGGCGCTATCGTGACCCTGGTGCTGGACGTTACCAAGCTGGTGGGCTTCTTCGCCATTACCGGCCTCGATTTCAATCTGACCGCGATTGCCGCGGTGCTGACGATGGTCGGTTATTCGGTCAACGACAAGGTCGTCGTCTATGACCGCATGCGCGAAAACATGCGGCTCTACAAGTCGATGCCGCTGCGCGAACTGATCGACAAGTCGATCAACGAAACGCTGGCCCGAAGCCTCTACACCAACGCCACCGCCTTCCTGTCGCTTCTGCCGATGGCGATCTGGGGCGGCAGCGCGGTCGAAAGCTTCGCGGTCCCGATGGCATTCGGTATTCTCGTTGCCGGCGCATCGTCTGTCTTCATCGCGGCCCCGATCCTGCTCTTCCTCGGCGACTGGCGCAAACGCCACGCCAAGGCGGTGGAAACGGCTGCGGAAGAGGTCGAAAACGCCAAAAAGGCTTGA
- a CDS encoding efflux RND transporter permease subunit, which produces MNISRFFIDRPVFAAVLSILIVVAGLIGMRSLPISEYPNVVPPSIVVRAVYPGANPTVIAETVATPLEEQINGVEDMLYMSSQATSDGVMTLTVTFKLGTDPDKAQQLVQNRVSQAEPRLPAEVRSIGLTTVKSSPDFIMVVNLVSDRYDITYLRNYATLNVKDRLNRIQGVGQVQVFGAGDYSMRVWIDPQKAAEHSLAASDISNAIRSQNVQAAAGIIGASPSQPGVDLQLNVNAQGRLRTPEEFGNIIVKSGQNGEITRLRDVARIELGAADYTLRSLLDGQPAVAIAVLQAPGSNAIEIADNVKATMDQLQLAMPQGVKYEIVYDTTKFVRASIEKVIDTLLEAIALVVLVVIIFLQTWRASIIPLIAVPVSIIGTFAVMYAFGFSINALTLFGLVLAIGIVVDDAIVVVENVERNIEGGLSPRDATYKAMKEVSGPIIAIALVLVAVFVPLAFISGLSGQFYRQFALTIAISTVISAINSLTLSPALAALLLKDHHAKKDWLTRFMDAIFGWFFRGFNRVFGAASNGYGRTVGGLLSRKSLVMIIYLALVGATYSMFNAVPGGFVPAQDKQYLIGFAQLPDGATLDRTEDVIKRMSEITLAQPGVEHAIAFPGLSINGFTIGSNAGIVFAVLDDFENRTTPELSGGAIAMQLNQKFGAIQDAYIAMFPPPPVNGLGTTGGFKLQIEDRAGLGNQALDEATKAVIAKAYQTPELAGIFSSFQINVPQLYADLDRAKAEQLGVSVTDVFETLQIYLGSLYVNDFNAFGRTYSVRVQADAKFRAKAEDIGQLKVRSQSGQMIPLSALLKVDAQTGPERATRYNGFLSSDINGAPAPGFSSGQAEAAITKILDETLPSGIEFEWTDLTYQQILAGNSSIVVFPLALLLVYLVLAAQYESLVLPLAIIMIVPMGVLAALTGVWWTGGDNNIFTQIGLVVLVGLSAKNAILIVEFARELEFQGRTPLQAAVEASRLRLRPILMTSMAFIMGVVPLVVSTGAGAEMRSAMGIAVFSGMIGVTFFGIFMTPVFYLLARLLTGSRPLRQHGTEEAAPALSPAE; this is translated from the coding sequence ATGAATATTTCCAGGTTTTTCATCGACAGACCGGTCTTTGCGGCCGTGCTGTCGATCCTCATCGTGGTCGCGGGCCTGATCGGCATGCGGTCTCTGCCGATTTCAGAATATCCCAATGTGGTCCCGCCTTCGATCGTCGTGCGTGCCGTCTATCCTGGCGCCAATCCGACGGTCATCGCCGAAACGGTCGCGACGCCGCTCGAAGAGCAGATAAACGGCGTCGAGGACATGCTCTACATGTCCAGCCAGGCGACCTCCGACGGCGTGATGACGCTGACCGTCACCTTCAAGCTCGGCACCGATCCGGACAAGGCGCAGCAGCTCGTTCAGAACCGCGTGAGCCAGGCCGAACCGCGCCTGCCGGCAGAAGTGCGTTCGATCGGTCTGACGACCGTCAAGAGCTCGCCGGACTTCATCATGGTGGTCAACCTCGTCTCAGACCGATACGACATCACCTACCTGCGCAACTATGCAACGCTCAACGTCAAGGACCGGCTGAACCGCATCCAGGGCGTCGGCCAGGTGCAGGTGTTCGGCGCCGGTGACTATTCGATGCGCGTGTGGATCGATCCGCAGAAGGCCGCCGAGCATTCACTGGCCGCAAGCGACATCTCGAACGCCATCCGCAGCCAGAACGTCCAGGCCGCGGCCGGCATCATCGGCGCTTCGCCGAGCCAGCCCGGTGTCGACCTGCAGCTCAACGTCAATGCCCAGGGCCGCCTGCGCACCCCGGAAGAGTTCGGCAACATCATCGTCAAGAGCGGTCAGAACGGGGAAATCACCCGGTTGCGCGATGTCGCCCGCATTGAGCTTGGTGCTGCCGATTATACGCTGCGCTCGCTGCTCGACGGTCAGCCGGCCGTTGCCATCGCGGTTCTCCAGGCGCCGGGTTCGAACGCGATCGAGATCGCCGACAACGTCAAGGCGACCATGGACCAGCTGCAGCTGGCGATGCCGCAGGGCGTGAAATACGAGATCGTCTACGATACGACCAAGTTCGTGCGCGCTTCGATCGAGAAGGTCATCGATACGTTGCTCGAAGCCATCGCGCTGGTCGTGCTCGTGGTCATCATCTTCCTGCAGACCTGGCGTGCCTCGATCATTCCGCTGATCGCCGTGCCCGTCTCGATCATCGGCACGTTTGCGGTCATGTATGCCTTCGGCTTCTCGATCAACGCATTGACGTTGTTCGGCCTCGTGCTGGCGATCGGTATCGTCGTCGACGATGCGATCGTCGTGGTGGAAAACGTCGAGCGCAATATCGAGGGCGGCCTCAGTCCGCGGGATGCGACCTACAAGGCGATGAAGGAAGTCTCCGGCCCGATCATCGCCATCGCGCTGGTTCTGGTCGCAGTCTTCGTGCCGCTCGCCTTCATCAGCGGCCTGTCCGGCCAGTTCTACCGGCAGTTCGCCCTGACGATCGCGATTTCGACGGTCATCTCGGCGATCAACTCGCTGACCCTGTCGCCGGCGCTGGCTGCCCTGCTGCTCAAGGACCATCACGCCAAGAAGGATTGGCTGACCCGGTTCATGGATGCCATCTTCGGCTGGTTCTTCCGTGGTTTCAACCGCGTCTTCGGTGCGGCTTCCAACGGCTACGGCCGCACGGTCGGCGGATTGCTGTCGCGCAAGAGCCTGGTGATGATCATCTATCTGGCTCTCGTCGGTGCGACCTACAGCATGTTCAATGCGGTGCCGGGCGGCTTCGTGCCGGCGCAGGACAAGCAGTATCTGATCGGCTTCGCCCAGCTTCCGGATGGTGCAACCCTCGACCGCACGGAAGACGTGATCAAGCGGATGAGCGAGATCACCCTGGCCCAGCCGGGCGTCGAACACGCCATCGCCTTCCCGGGCCTGTCGATCAACGGCTTCACGATCGGCTCGAACGCGGGCATCGTCTTTGCGGTTCTCGACGACTTCGAAAACCGCACGACGCCGGAGCTTTCGGGCGGTGCGATTGCCATGCAGCTGAACCAGAAGTTCGGCGCCATCCAGGACGCCTATATCGCCATGTTCCCGCCGCCGCCGGTCAACGGCCTCGGAACGACGGGCGGGTTCAAGCTGCAGATCGAGGACCGTGCAGGCCTTGGTAACCAGGCGCTCGACGAGGCCACCAAGGCGGTGATCGCCAAGGCCTACCAGACGCCTGAACTTGCCGGCATCTTCTCGAGTTTCCAGATCAACGTGCCGCAGCTCTATGCCGATCTCGACCGCGCCAAGGCCGAACAGCTCGGCGTCTCGGTGACCGACGTCTTCGAAACGCTGCAGATCTATCTCGGCTCGCTTTATGTGAACGACTTCAACGCTTTTGGCCGCACCTACAGCGTCCGGGTGCAGGCGGACGCCAAGTTCCGCGCCAAGGCGGAAGACATCGGCCAATTGAAGGTCCGTTCGCAGTCCGGCCAGATGATCCCGCTCTCGGCTCTGCTGAAGGTGGATGCTCAGACCGGTCCGGAACGGGCGACCCGCTACAACGGTTTCCTGTCCTCCGATATCAACGGCGCTCCGGCTCCGGGATTCTCGTCCGGCCAGGCAGAGGCTGCGATTACGAAGATCCTCGACGAGACGCTGCCTTCCGGCATCGAATTCGAGTGGACGGACCTGACCTATCAGCAGATCCTTGCCGGCAATTCGAGCATCGTCGTCTTCCCGCTGGCGCTGCTGCTCGTCTATCTCGTGCTCGCCGCCCAGTATGAAAGCCTCGTGCTGCCGCTGGCGATCATCATGATCGTGCCGATGGGTGTGCTGGCGGCGCTGACCGGCGTCTGGTGGACCGGCGGTGACAACAACATCTTCACCCAGATCGGGCTCGTGGTCCTTGTGGGTCTCTCGGCGAAGAACGCGATCCTGATCGTGGAGTTCGCCCGAGAACTGGAGTTCCAGGGGAGGACACCGCTCCAGGCGGCGGTTGAGGCGAGCCGACTGCGCCTGCGTCCGATCCTGATGACGTCGATGGCCTTCATCATGGGTGTCGTGCCGCTGGTCGTATCGACCGGTGCGGGTGCGGAAATGCGCTCCGCCATGGGTATCGCCGTGTTCTCCGGCATGATCGGGGTGACGTTCTTCGGCATCTTCATGACGCCGGTCTTCTACCTGCTGGCACGTTTGCTAACCGGCAGCCGCCCTCTGCGGCAGCACGGTACGGAGGAGGCGGCTCCCGCTCTCTCTCCAGCGGAGTAA
- a CDS encoding TetR family transcriptional regulator has product MTKTIDGATEGRRELKRRQTRERIEEAAMSLFLERGFDATTVEEIAERAEVSKRSFFDYFPSKEEVVFAWQDGFADHLMAAIASRPADEPAVKAVQHGLVSAIVSAADERAMALGELIRSTPALKARDQLKYAKLELKLTEALKARSRSDEERLRVRLLAAVVIGALRAGGELWNEQPPGTSLETFAHQFFGDFWKTLADFGNEGQGR; this is encoded by the coding sequence ATGACCAAGACGATTGATGGCGCGACGGAAGGCCGGCGGGAGCTCAAGCGTCGGCAGACCCGCGAGCGCATCGAGGAAGCGGCGATGAGCCTGTTCCTCGAGCGCGGCTTCGATGCCACGACGGTCGAGGAAATTGCCGAACGCGCCGAGGTCTCGAAACGCAGTTTCTTCGACTATTTTCCGTCCAAGGAAGAGGTCGTGTTCGCCTGGCAGGACGGTTTTGCCGATCATCTGATGGCGGCGATTGCGTCGAGGCCAGCGGACGAGCCGGCGGTCAAGGCTGTGCAACACGGTCTCGTCAGCGCCATCGTCTCGGCAGCCGATGAAAGAGCGATGGCGCTCGGGGAACTGATCCGCAGTACACCGGCGCTCAAAGCCCGCGACCAGCTCAAATATGCAAAGCTCGAGCTGAAGCTCACGGAAGCGCTGAAGGCTCGAAGCCGGAGCGACGAGGAGCGGCTGCGCGTCCGCCTGCTTGCCGCCGTGGTCATAGGCGCCTTGCGGGCGGGCGGAGAACTCTGGAACGAACAGCCGCCGGGCACCTCGCTCGAAACCTTCGCGCATCAGTTCTTCGGCGATTTCTGGAAGACGCTTGCCGATTTCGGCAACGAGGGGCAGGGGCGCTGA
- a CDS encoding APC family permease: MKKPVTELGEQKTELHRVMGPGLLLLFIVGDILGTGIYALTGQVAKQVGGVVWLPFLIAFVVALLTAFSYLELVTKYPRAAGAALYTHKAFGIHFVTFLVAFAVMSSGITSAATASRAFASNFATSLSLDLGAWGVSLIAVGFIALVAAVNFRGVGESVRLNVLLTVVELTGLLIIIGIGFWAIAGGQGDVSRAWTFATPGNGGVFWPVIAATTLAFFAMVGFEDSVNMAEECKEPSRMFPKVLLTGLAVTGLIYVLVAISAITLVPANELGQGETPLLKVVQAGAPGFPIGIFAIITMFAVANSALINMMMASRLIYGMSREGVLPQVLGKVHSGRRTPYIAIGFTSLLAVALILFAGGVPALGGTTALLLLCVFAIVNVAVLVLRKDTVEHKHFRTPTILPVLGAISCAFLAGPWTGRDPVQYLIAACLLGLGVVLWFATVSIMRTSNQPA, encoded by the coding sequence ATGAAAAAGCCGGTCACTGAATTGGGCGAACAGAAGACGGAACTCCACCGGGTGATGGGACCCGGATTGCTGCTGCTGTTCATCGTCGGGGATATTCTCGGGACGGGCATCTATGCCCTGACCGGCCAGGTGGCCAAGCAGGTCGGAGGGGTGGTCTGGCTGCCCTTTCTGATCGCCTTCGTCGTCGCCCTCCTCACCGCCTTCAGCTATCTCGAACTGGTCACCAAATATCCGCGCGCGGCCGGCGCCGCGCTCTATACCCACAAGGCCTTCGGCATCCATTTCGTCACCTTCCTGGTGGCCTTTGCGGTGATGTCGTCGGGCATCACCTCGGCGGCGACCGCATCGCGGGCCTTTGCCTCCAACTTCGCGACCTCTCTCAGCCTCGATCTCGGCGCCTGGGGCGTATCGCTGATCGCGGTCGGTTTCATCGCGTTGGTCGCTGCCGTCAATTTCCGAGGGGTCGGCGAGAGCGTCAGACTGAACGTTCTGTTGACCGTCGTCGAACTGACCGGCCTGCTGATCATCATCGGCATCGGCTTCTGGGCGATCGCCGGCGGCCAGGGCGACGTTTCCCGCGCCTGGACATTCGCGACCCCGGGGAACGGCGGCGTCTTCTGGCCGGTCATCGCAGCAACCACCCTCGCCTTTTTCGCCATGGTCGGCTTCGAGGACTCGGTCAACATGGCCGAGGAATGCAAGGAGCCGAGCCGGATGTTCCCGAAGGTGCTGCTAACCGGCCTGGCGGTAACGGGCCTGATCTACGTCCTGGTGGCGATCTCGGCGATCACGCTGGTGCCGGCCAATGAACTCGGCCAGGGCGAGACCCCGCTGCTGAAGGTGGTGCAGGCCGGCGCACCGGGCTTCCCGATCGGCATCTTCGCGATCATCACCATGTTCGCGGTGGCCAATTCCGCACTGATCAACATGATGATGGCGAGCCGCCTGATCTACGGCATGAGCCGAGAGGGGGTTCTGCCGCAGGTGCTCGGCAAGGTCCATTCGGGCCGTCGCACACCCTATATCGCGATCGGTTTCACCTCGCTGCTGGCGGTTGCGCTGATCCTGTTTGCCGGCGGCGTTCCGGCGCTCGGCGGCACCACGGCGCTGCTGCTTCTCTGCGTCTTTGCGATCGTCAATGTCGCCGTACTGGTCCTGCGCAAGGACACGGTCGAGCACAAGCATTTCCGCACGCCGACCATCCTGCCGGTACTCGGTGCGATCTCCTGTGCCTTCCTCGCCGGCCCCTGGACCGGCCGGGATCCGGTTCAGTATCTGATTGCCGCCTGCCTGCTCGGCCTCGGCGTCGTGCTCTGGTTCGCCACGGTCAGCATCATGCGGACGTCGAACCAGCCGGCCTGA
- a CDS encoding HAD-IA family hydrolase, which translates to MPLPAADISLPEKTYAAFLFDMDGTILNSIESAERVWGRWAAKMGFDVEAFLPTMHGKRGIDTISALNLPGIDPAAEAEGILRGEIEDVEGVVPIPGAVEFLSALPPERWAIVTSSPIELAKVRLAAAGIPQPRYMVTAEDVTVGKPNPQGYILGSERLGVSPSEVLVFEDVLAGIQAGEAAGADVMVITATHSHPIETGHSKIPGYLDVVPHISQDGRLSIRRRA; encoded by the coding sequence GTGCCTCTTCCCGCCGCCGACATCTCCCTTCCCGAAAAAACCTATGCTGCTTTCCTGTTCGACATGGACGGCACGATCCTGAACTCGATCGAATCCGCCGAACGCGTCTGGGGACGCTGGGCAGCAAAGATGGGTTTCGATGTGGAAGCATTCCTGCCGACCATGCATGGCAAGCGCGGGATCGACACGATCAGCGCACTGAACCTCCCGGGCATCGATCCGGCCGCCGAAGCCGAAGGCATCCTGCGCGGCGAGATCGAGGATGTCGAGGGCGTGGTGCCAATCCCGGGCGCGGTGGAATTCCTCTCCGCGCTGCCGCCTGAACGCTGGGCGATCGTCACGTCGTCGCCAATCGAACTCGCCAAGGTCCGGCTTGCCGCCGCCGGAATTCCGCAGCCGCGCTACATGGTGACCGCTGAAGACGTGACCGTCGGCAAGCCCAATCCGCAAGGCTATATCCTTGGCTCGGAACGGCTCGGCGTTAGCCCCTCTGAGGTTCTTGTATTCGAGGATGTGCTGGCCGGCATCCAGGCGGGCGAGGCGGCAGGCGCCGACGTGATGGTGATCACCGCCACCCATTCCCATCCAATCGAAACCGGGCATTCCAAAATACCCGGCTATCTCGACGTGGTGCCGCATATCAGCCAGGACGGGCGGCTCTCGATTCGCCGCAGGGCCTGA
- a CDS encoding SDR family NAD(P)-dependent oxidoreductase, giving the protein MANISVRHADFADRGVLITGGGSGIGAALVEGFAAQGAKVAFIDIADEPSRELGERLSKTARHPVLYLKADLRNVAETKAAVDRAAQQLGSLSVLVNNAGWDDRHEFETVTEEYWDNAQAINVKQMFFVSQAAVPHLRKAGGGAIVNFSSIAYLLNMGGLPAYATAKAGIIGLTKSLAGKLGTENIRVNAILPGMIVTERQKKLWLNDDSITAMVARQSLKRVLVAEDLVGPCLFLASNASAAMTAQTLIIDGGAL; this is encoded by the coding sequence TTGGCCAATATTTCTGTACGGCATGCGGATTTCGCCGATCGTGGCGTGCTGATCACCGGCGGCGGTTCCGGCATCGGCGCCGCCTTGGTGGAAGGTTTTGCGGCACAGGGTGCCAAAGTCGCGTTCATCGATATTGCCGACGAGCCGAGCCGCGAATTGGGGGAACGTCTTTCCAAGACCGCCCGCCATCCGGTCCTCTACCTGAAAGCCGATCTGCGTAACGTCGCGGAAACGAAAGCCGCCGTCGACAGGGCCGCCCAGCAACTCGGATCGCTCTCGGTACTGGTCAACAATGCCGGTTGGGACGACCGCCACGAGTTCGAGACGGTGACCGAGGAATACTGGGACAACGCCCAGGCCATTAACGTCAAGCAGATGTTCTTCGTCTCCCAGGCCGCGGTCCCACACCTGCGCAAGGCCGGCGGTGGCGCGATCGTCAATTTCTCCTCGATCGCCTATCTGCTCAACATGGGCGGACTGCCCGCCTATGCGACCGCCAAGGCCGGGATCATCGGCCTGACCAAGAGCCTCGCCGGAAAGCTTGGAACCGAGAACATCCGCGTCAACGCCATCCTCCCTGGAATGATCGTCACCGAACGGCAGAAAAAGCTCTGGCTGAACGACGACAGCATCACGGCGATGGTCGCCCGCCAGTCCCTGAAGCGGGTGCTGGTGGCTGAAGACCTTGTCGGCCCCTGCCTGTTCCTCGCCTCGAATGCATCCGCGGCCATGACGGCCCAGACCTTGATCATCGACGGCGGTGCTCTTTAA